Part of the bacterium genome is shown below.
CAGGATGGACGCCGCCTTCGCCTTCTGCCATTCGGTCTGGTTCAGCACCCAGTAGATGTAGGCCTTCTCGATCGACTCCAGGGTCGGCGATTCGGGCGAGCCCTCGCCGGCCGGGGAGACCGGCGCGGTCTGGCTCATCCGTTCGGGGAAGTCGGCCACATCGAGCGTCGATCCCTTGGCCAGCACCACCGCCCGCTCGATCACATTCTGCAACTCGCGCACATTCCCCGGCCAGCGGTACTTCTTGAACATCGCCAGCGCGGCTGGGGAGAGGTGCTTTTCGCCGCAGCCGGCGCGGGCGCAGCTGTCCTGCACAAAGTGCTCGGCCAGAAGTTCGATGTCCTCCGCCCGCTCGCGCAGCGGCGGCAGGTGGATCTGGATCACATTGAGGCGGTAGTACAGATCCGGACGGAACCGCCGCGCCGCCACC
Proteins encoded:
- a CDS encoding helix-turn-helix domain-containing protein, producing VAARRFRPDLYYRLNVIQIHLPPLRERAEDIELLAEHFVQDSCARAGCGEKHLSPAALAMFKKYRWPGNVRELQNVIERAVVLAKGSTLDVADFPERMSQTAPVSPAGEGSPESPTLESIEKAYIYWVLNQTEWQKAKAASILGIDSSTLYRKINKYGFSSRKGDGESGE